The nucleotide window GTGATTTTGGTTCTGAATAGAATCCTAGGGAGTATTTTAGTCGTCAGTGAGAGCGAGAGATAGCTAGGGTTGTCATTGTGAATAGTGTGTTTACTCGGATCATTCTCGTTTGGGGCTTGGGGGTTGCATCCCTACTTTACACCATGCGCGCTCCTATCCTAAGCGGGGGCGAGTTGGGGCTCGTGGGACAAATTGATGGTCGGTTGATGATCGCGACCTTTGAGCACGGCTACAATTCGCTCTTTTCCCACCAAGATTGGTTCAGCCCACCATGGTTCTATCCCACGTCTGGTACTCTTGGATACACCGATACTTACTTGTTGAGCCTATTGCCTTATTCGCTTTTTCGAGCTATCGGTGCATCTCCACTCAATTCGATAACGGGAGTCATAGGTGTTTTGTCGTTGTTGGGGTATTGGGGCTTTTTTGTATTGTTACGTCGATTGAACGTTGGCCTCGTAGTCTCTTGTTGGGGGGCTCTCCTGTTCGTTGTTGGTGCTCCGATTCAGCTGGCATTGAGCAATACACATATTCAATTGCTGGCTGTTTGGCTAGTGCCTATGGTGATCGTGCTCTTTTGGAATGCAATTCGAGCTATCGAATCGAGTTGTTGGAAGGCCGGAGGTTGGTTGGCTGGTGGAATCGCTCTTTTTGGACTCATAGCCGTTAGTTACTTTTACACGGCTTGGAATTTTTCTTTTGCCGTGCTGTTGTCGATGTTCGCTGCGTTAGTTTTGTTCCGACACTCCCTGCCCCCTGTCGGTGGTTTGGTTGCTGGTCTTTCGAGGTGGTTCAAGCCGAGCGTCTGGTTGTTCCCCTTTGTCGCTTTTGTTTTAGCTTCTATTCTGTTTTTGTCGATCTACTTGCCAGTTCGCAGCGAGATGGGTGGGAGGCATGTCTCTGATGCCCTAGCCTCCTTGCCTGAGCTTCGCCACCTAGGCATTCAGAGTCGTACTAGTATCTTTTGGAGCGAGTGGCTTGGCTTTCAGCCCAAGGTCTCCGAAGGGGTTTTAGGGCACGAGGTAGCGTTTGGGTTTCCTTGGTTTTTTCTCGCGACCTTTCTTACCGTTGCCGTTTTTTCTATTTGCCGGCGTTCTTCGCTTCACCTGCACCTTCCGGCTGTGTTGTCGCTTGCCGTTGTGTTGGGCTGGATATTTCTCCTGAGAGTGGGGGAGTGTTCATTGTGGGTACTCGTATTTGAATATCTTCCAGCGGCGGATTCGATTCGGGCAGTTTTTCGAATAAATATGGTTCTATACGCCATAGCATTGGTTCCGGTCTGCTTAGTCGCTGAACGATTTGTGAGAGGTCAGCATTCTCCATTGGCTCGTGTTTTGTTAGGTGCATTGGCCCTTCTTCTAGTTGTTGAAAATGTCCAGCGATCGAAACGCGACCCGGTTTCTAATGCGGAAGAATCTGCTTTGCTCGAGATCGCAATGGATAATCCCCCTCCTGATTCAGTTAGAGCATTTTTCGGTATTCGTGACGAGCGAGTAGGGTTAAGCTGGGACGCTTTGAAGGGAGTGAGCCTGTTGACGCATGTTGAGTCGATGCGTCTCGCCGATTATTGGGGAATTCCTACAATAAATGGATATTCAGGACAATTTCCCAAAGGCTGGTACTTAGAGCTGCGAGCGCTCGAGGGGGAATTCTTGCCTCCCCTAAAAGACTGGATCCATCTCAAGTCAATCGAAGGTGAGATTGGCGTCTTCAATCTCGAGAGAAGGACTTGGTCTTTGTATTCAGAGCGGGAAAAGACGTACATGTTCGAATCTTTAAGCAAGCTCGAAGAGCTGCGGAACCAGCGTCTGGAATTCGGGCGGAGTTTTGACGCGAGCCTGGCGCTTCTCGAGTATGGCTTTGGGGCGGCTGAGAACACGGGGCGTTGGTTGAGCGCCGATTCCGCTTCTTTGTACGTTCGTTTATGCAGCGTCGAAGATGTCGAACTTCACGTTGAAGCGAGCTACTTCAATGGAAGTCAGGCTACCCCAGTTTATCTGAACGGAGTTAAGTTAGGGGAATTTGATTTCGACCAAACTGATACTATCGTATTGCCTGCCCCGTATTTAAAGACTGGAGAATGCTATCAGAATATTGAGTTCAGGACATTCGATGCCGTCTCGCCGGCTTCCCTCGGTTTGTCGGGAGACAATCGAAATCTGAAATTATGGATTTCGAGCCTTCGTATCCAGTAGTTCTGCTTTTTTACCTTTTGTGGTTTCGAGCGAACTCGCTGCAATGATAGCAACAATGGCTATGGGAATAAGCGCCAAGTTTTCAGAAGAGAAGAGGTCTAAAATCGAATCTATGAGAGTGGCACCTTGTTGAGCGTAAGAAAGGATGTTCAGTGTAGGGTAATCGTCGAAAAAACTGAAATAGATCCCCATCGTAAAGTAGTACGCAGTTGCCGTTGCGATGAAAGTCAGGCCAATAGCGCGTTTAATCCACTTTGATGATATGCAGGTTAGTGGCAAAAGCATAGTTGCAACTAGGCTAGTCGAGAAAAAGAAGGCGGTTATGTTTTTGTAAGAACCCTCTGCGATCCAGCCCCAAAAAAATTCAAGAACTGTACAGTATCCGAGGAGTAGCCAGTAGAGGCCGTAGGGGCTTCTCTTGAGTTTGTTCCGATGGAAGAATAGTGCGATTGCTGGGAAGAAAACGAAAATAAAGACGCTTGGAATGGTGTAGAGAATCAAAGCTACAGTGAAGACGACGGATACTGCACGCTTGTTAAAATTGCCGCTGAACGATTGAACAGCGAAGTACAAGGCGCAGCTGGCGAAAAAGGAGAGCAGCGCGTATGCCCAAAGAGGAAGGGCAATCGATAGGGTGTTTTTAGAGTCTGGTTCTGGGTACCATTGCACTCCTCCCAGCACAAAGCGGAGGGTTGGTTTCAGTATTCCCGGTTCTGGTGACTTGTAGGAATAGAGTGAGAGAATGTGAGCCTTGTTGCGGTCGGATTCAATTTCGTACCAACGATTGCTTGAACTGGCTTGAGACGATCGATTGAATAGGCCGACTGTCGCCTTATAGCGAAATGGATGCGTTTCTTGCTTTTCTGCGACGAACCAGTGGAGCGAAGGAGATGGTTTGTTTTCAGCTATGAACAATGGGAATAATGATAGTATTTTTTTATATTTCTCTCCTCGCTGTATGTTTTTGATATGGAAAGCGGGGAGCTCGATGTTGGGAAACTTAAGATCTGCCCAGTAGTGATTCTCTAGTACATAGTTGAATTTTATTATTAGTTCATTATCGGATTCGGGAAGGTTGAGCTGACTTAGGTTGTATCGGTGGTTGAACCATGACTTCTTGCTCCCATCGATCTGTTCGAAGAGAGACCTGCGCCCGTCCTTCAGGAGAAGTGTTCCGTCGCTGCTGTAAATTTGAAATGAGAGGCGAATGCCTGAATCAAGTTTTTGTTGGGTGATGTATTCCCCATTGAAGACCAACTCGTTGCGAAGTGGTTCGAAGCTGACGTTTCCAGAAATGGATATGGCATTTGAGGAGTACTCCAAGTCTGATAGTATTCTATCGGGAGTAGTTTCCTCTAGTTTGACGAGTTGGAGATTGTTCGTAGGACCCAACTTGTGCTCTTGGGAGGCTGCTGTGATTGCGCTTCCGAAAATAAGCAAAAAGCTTGCAACCTGAATTATGGCGAGCGGTTTCATTTCTGTTGCTTCAAGCCATCGGGGTTAATGAGTGCAAGCCTTGTTAAATCTTGAGCCGCGATAGATGAAGGTATGACGCTTGGCTCATTCCTAATTACGCTCATCAACTGGCCATAGGGATTTAGGATGGGGCGAGTGGAGTTTAAGGAATTTCCTGAGAATGTATGTGGAGTCTCGATTCCTATTGATTCGAGTACTATGACGGGGAGGTCCGATAACGCGGATGCCTTTTCAATCGTTTGCGGTTCGTTTTGCAGACCGCAAATTATGAGCGGGATGCTCTTGGGGAAGCAGGGGATATCTGCCAATTCCAGTTTTGATGCCAGTCGCTTCGCTAAAGAGCTTTCGTGGTCGCTGTAGATCGCGATTATAGAATTCTCGATTAGATTCAGCGATTCGAGTTTTGAGAAGAAGAACGCGATCGAGTTGTCTACGTATCTCAAGGAAGAGATATGATCCATCAATATGCCTTTAGAAGGCATACCTCTGCTACGAGGAACATATTGGTAGGGATGGTGGTTGCTGAGCAATATAATATGCGCGAATGTTGGTTGATTCGCTGTTCCTATTTTCTCAGCAGCTTGCGAAAGAATGGACTTGTCGGAAATTCCCCAGCCAACGATTTCACTGTCATCTAGGTCATCGCGAAAGAAGCTCTCTTGGTATCCTAGTTGATCGTGCGCTGTTTCTCGGTTCCAATATGTTCCTTTGTTACCGTGGATCGAAAATGTGTAGTAGCCTGCCTTATTAAGCACTCTTGGAAGGCTCGGTAGTATTGATAAGTCGAAGTTTTGGTAAATGGGAGTGTTGGGAACTGGCGGGAGGGAAGCAATTGCTAGAAACTCTCCGTCAGTTGATCGTCCTGCGTTAGTTATGTCTATTACATTGGAGAAATTCGTATGGCTATTCCCTAGTTGAGATAGGAATGGCATGACTTTTTCTCCGTTGTGTTTCGCATTTACGCTGATGTAGTCGACCGATTCCAATTGGATGAATATGATGTTTTTCTTTACTGGGATTGTCGGACTCTCTGACGTGTACTCGTTCTCGCTTCGAACAGAGTTCAAAAACGAAAGAAACGGTTGAGGGTCGGTGTTTAGAAGCTCCTTTTTATCGCGGAATGACTTTAGTGAGAGCTGGATTTCATTGGCGATATAGCCTATAAACCCTATCCGATTGACTACTTGATTGTTCGTTTGCCGCCCTTGTACCCACCTCCACTCCACGAGGTTTGTAGCGATAAAAGTTAGGCAGAGAATTGTTGAAATCGCCCAAATTCTGAATGGTGTTACAAGGGGTTTAAGTCGTGTCATTCCTATCCGAGAGCGCTTAGTGCTGTGTTAAGTCTAGAGTCAGCATTCTGAACTCGAGCGAGGCAGTGTTGGGGATTCCTAGGGTTTTGATTTTTATCTCCGTTTGCCCGGTTGAAAGGTACGTCTGACCTAAGTCGAGGGGGGCGAAGTCTTTGACGTAGGATTCTCCGTTTTGGGAGCGGTCGACGCGGTCGCGCTCCCTGCCGTAGGCAGGGGGCGTGTGGGCTTTTTGGATACGGGCGGAGGTTTGGCGCTCGCCGGCGGATAGGATGATTTCCGTGCCGACTGCGGACTCGGGCGCTGCGTAGAGGATTGTTGCCGTGTAGGTGCCGGCTTGGCCGACTTCTACGTCGAAAGTGATGCGGTCGGCGTCGCTGGTCCAGCCGGTGAGGTAGGAGCAGTTGGGCCAGCGAGCGGATCGTTTGATGTTGCCGCTCCATTGGGCGTCGCGGGCAGGAAGCTGGGTGCTTGCTAGGCCGGGATAGCCGACGGTGAGGGGGCGGCTTTTGTTGAGGTTTTCTGGGGTTAGCAGGGCTTCTTTCCACGTGGAGACGGCGGCTGTGAGGGCGGCGGCAAGGTCGGGCTTCGCTTGGGAAAGGTCGCGCCGTTGTTCGCGGTCGCTGGGTATGTGGTAAAGGCGTCCGGCGTAGTCGAGGCGGTAGTCTTGGCTGCGGGCGCTGACGCCTTCGTGCCAATAGGAGTAGAGGAGTCGCGGGGGCGCTTGCCAGTCGTGGTCGTTCAAGAGTTCAGGGGCGAGGCTGATGCCGTCGAGGCGTTTTTGGGGCTGGTATTCGATGTGGGCGAGTTCTGCGAGGGTGGGAAGCAAGTCGATGGAGCCCGCGATCGTTTCGATGGTGGTGTCGGCCTCGATTTCGCTCGGGTAGCGAATGAAGAGCGGGGAGCGAACGCCGCCTTCGTCGGTGCCGCCTTTCTTGCCTTGCATGCCGCCGTTGTAGCGCCAGCCGTTGGGTCCGTTGTCGGTGAAGTAGACGACGATGGTGTCTTCCTCGATGTCTAGCTCGTCGAGGCGAGCGAGTAGTCGAGCTACGTTCTGGTCGATGTTTTCGACCATGGCGAGGGCGGCTCGGGTATGCTGCAGGTCTTCTGTTGCGGGATCGGTGGCTCTGGAGGCGAGCTTTTTTCCTTCGAAGCGGGCCCAGTCCTCGTCGGTCGTTTGCATGGGGGAGTGAGGAGTGGGCAGGGCAAGGTAGGTGAAGCTGGGGCGACCTTGCTTGTGTTGCTTCTCTATGAACTCGATGGCGGCGGTGGTAAGGCGGTCGGGCAGGTAGCCGGAGCTTTGGACCATTTCGCCGTTATGGTCGAGCAGGGCGTCGAAGTAGCTGCCCCAGTGCCCGGAGGTGAACCCGTAGTATTCGTCGAAGCCGCGGGTGTTGGGGTGGTAGGGGGCTTGGGTGCCGCTGTGCCATTTGCCGAAGGCGCCGGTGGCGTAGCCGGCGTCTCGGAAGACTTCGGAGATGAGTTGTTCGTCGGCGTTGATGCGTTCGCCTCCGGCTCCGGTGGAGTACACGCCGCTGCGCGGATAGTAGCGGCCGGTTAAGAATTCGGCGCGAGTGGGCGAGCAAACGGGCTGGACGTAGAAGTTGGTGAATTGGGCTCCCTGGCTCGCGAGTCGGTCGAGAGCCGGGGTATTGAGGTTTTGGTTACCGTGGAGGGAGAGGTCGCCCCAGCCTTGGTCGTCGGCGAGGATTACGATGACGTGCGGGCGCTCGCTGCTTGAGGCTGCGGAAAGGTTGGATCGAGAAGGGTAAAGGGTGAAAAGGGTAAGGAGTAGTAGGAGGGGGCGCATGAAACCTTACTGAGGGGGTTGGGGCGTGGCGTGACAAGCGTGCTCCTACTATTGCCTATTTGTAGCCGAGTTTCCGGCGAGTGGCGGCTACGCGTGGAATGTTTTTCACGCGCTCGAGGATATCGAGCGAGGATTGGGGGATGGGATTGGCTTGGACTTTGAGGGACTGGATCTTTTCGCCGCCGTCGTCGGAGCCCCATTTCCATTCGTAGTCCTGAGGCGGAGGGTAGGAATCGACGCCTTCGGTGTGTTCGGAGCCGAGGAAGGCGAATATTTTTTCGGTCCAGTGGATGGGTTCGTCGACGAGGTCCTCGTAGCGAACCCAGAAGTTCTTTGCGCCGTCGTCGGGGAAGCGGGAGAGCAGACTGTCGTAGGACTTGGACCAATAGTTGGCGAGCCACCGGTCGATGGGGCCTTGGGGGAGGTAGGGCTCGATTTTGCGGAAGACCATCTTGCGCAGGGAGGCCACGTTGGTGTGCACGTCGCGAGTGAGGATGAGGTGGCGCGTTTCGGGGACGTTGGGAAGCTTGGGGTAGCGACTGGCGTCGTGGAACCAGGCGGGTCGCTTGAGAACGATGATGCGCTCGTCGCAGAGAGCATGGATTTTCTCGAGCGCGTTGGCGGACTGGTACTTGGTGAAATTGACTTCTGGCAGGCTGGAGATGTCGGGGGCCGCGGACATGAGAGCCTTCAGCAGGGTGGAGCCTGAGCGCATGGTGCTGAGCTCGATGGCGATGGTGCGTTGGGCGGTTCTCGGTGCTGGGTTTTGAGTCATAGACGGCAAATCGGGAGTGCGTTTCAAGTCGCCTATGGGTGATGAGGAAGGTCTCGGGTGGAGCCAAGGTTTTTTGGCGGAGGGGTGGCGCTGGGGTAAAAAAGCTTTCCTTGGATCGCCATGGCTCTAGGGTTCGGGCTCTTTTTCTATCATGCCAAACTCACAGTCACCCATTACGAACGTGTTGGCGGAGCGTTACGCTTCTCCTGCGATGAAGGCAATTTGGTCGCCCGAGGGGCGCATCCTGATCGAGCGCGACTATTGGATCGCGGTGATGAAGGGGCAGCGCGAGTTGGGCTTGAACATCCCGGTCAAGGCAATCAAGGCCTACGAGAAGGTGAAGGGGAACATCGACCTCGCCTCCATCGACGCTCGCGAGCGGATCTGCCTGCACGACGTGAAAGCCCGCATCGACGAGTTCTCGGCCTTGGCCGGCTACGAGTACATCCACGTGGGCATGACGAGCCGCGACTTGACGGAGAACGTGGAGCAGCTGCAGGTCTTGCGGGCTTTGGAGCTGGTGCGTACGAAGGTGGTCGCAGCCCTCAACAAGATTTCCGAGCGAGCGGTCGAGTACCGCACCCTGATGATCACGGGCCGCACTCACAACGTGCCGGCTCAAGCGACGACCATGGGCAAGCGTCTAGCTATGGGCGGGCAGGAGCTCCTGATCGCCATTGACCGCTTGCACGACTTGGTGGAGCGTTACCCGGCCCGCGGCTTGAAAGGCGCGGTGGGTACGCAGCTCGACCAACAAACGCTTTTCGAGGGCGACGCCAAGAAGGTGTTGCAGCTGGAAGAAAAGATCGTCGAGCACCTCGGCTTCAAGCGTTCGCTCAAGAACGTAGGCCAGGTCTATCCGCGTAGTTTGGACTTGGATACGGTAACGGCGCTCGAGCAAATCTCCTCTGCGGCCGCCAACATGACGAACACGATTCGTTTGATGGCTGGGCAGGGCTTGATGACGGAAGGTTTCCTTAAGGGGCAGGTCGGTTCCTCGGCCATGCCGCACAAGGTAAACTGCCGCAGCAGCGAGCGTGTGCATGGTTTCTGCACACTGCTCAAGGGGTATGCCGCCATGGCCTCTGGGCTCGTGGGAGACCAGTGGAACGAAGGCGACGTCTCCTGTTCGGTGGTGCGTCGCGTGATGTTGCCGGACTCCTTTTACGCGATCGACGGCTTGCTGGAAGCTTACATCACGGTGCTCGGCAACATGGGCGTTTTCGAAGAAGCGATCGCTGCGGAGAATGCGGTGCAGCTGCCATTCTTGGCCACCACTTCGATCTTGATGGAAAGCGTTAAGGCGGGCGCGGGACGCGAGGTCGCCCACGAAGCGATCAAGGAAGCGGCTCTGGAAGCCAGCAAGTTCATTCGCCAAGGCCGCGGCCAGGAGGCGGACTTGATCGGGCTGCTTGCCAAGGACGAGCGCATCCCTCTCGGATTGAAGGAGCTGCAGGCGATCATCGGCAACTCGAAGCGTTTCATCGGGGCGGCCCCTCAGCAGGTCGACCAGTTCAAGCGCGAGGTGGCCAAATGGGTGAAGAAGTTCCCTGAGGCGACCAAGGTGAAGCCCGGTCGCATGCTCTAGGCTGTAAGTTTAGTTTTGATACAAGGAAGGCCACCTGCGATGGGTGGCCTTTTTTCTTGTTGGAGCTTGAAGTGCGCTCCCTCCGAAGCGCTTACCTGACGTAGGCGTAAATTGGATACCGGTCCAGGATGCCCTCTTTATCTTGTTCGCTCACAAGCAGAAGGGTGTCGCGCGATTGTTCGTCGGGCGTTTTGGGAGTCAGCTTGACGATGTATTTCAGGCCTTCGGTCACCGTTTCAATCTCGTATTCGAATTTGGCGGGCAGGTCCGGATCCTTGCGTTCGAGTTCCTTGAGGATCATTGGATGCTTCTCGTGGAAAGTGACCTCGATGTCTTGGGTGGTGGGCTCGGAGTTGATTTTCCAAAAGCGCACGCGTGGGTTGAAAGTGACCGGTATGGGGATATCGACCTCGAGCTTGAGTTCGTAGGTGTCTTGGGCGCCGGTGGCATCCTCGGTGACTACCGTGATGACCTTGTGCTGCTTGCCCTGGCGGGAGCCGATATCGAAAACGGCGTTTAGCTCCCCGCTTTCGCCCGGTTCGTAGACCTTCTTGCTCAGGGAGGGGACGGTGCAGCCGCAGGAGGCGGACGTTTCGATGATGGTCACGGTGGATTCGCCAACGTTGGTGAAGGGGTAGGTGGCCTCCACCTTTTTGTCGCCAAACTCCGTCTCGAAATGCTGCGTCTCCTTTTTCCAATCCAGGGATGCCGCGAAGATTGCGGCGGGCAGGGCGAGCCCTGTGAGGGCGGCCGCCAGCAGGCGGAGAATGGGGGCGGGGGACTTACAAGATTGGGATGAAGTCATGTTGCTTTCGATGATCGAGTTGAGTTGTAAAAGTTCAATCCTTCTTTCGAACGTAGCTCGGCGGAACTCGATTTCGAACCGGGCGCTTTTGCGGATTATTTGGGTTGTGTGCGGCCGAGCGTCAGTTTGTGCTGCGCGGACTATGAGCAGCTTTTCCAGACCAGACGGGCGCGACAGCGACGCCCTGCGCGAGATTTCTTTCCAAGCCGACTTTGCGGCCAACGCCACGGGCTCGGTCCTCGTGAGTTTTGGCGACACCAAGGTCATCTGCGGCGCGATGCTGGAAAAGCGGGTTCCGGGCTGGATGCGGGCCCAGAATGTTTCGGGCGGCTGGCTGACGGCCGAATATTCGATGCTGCCCTACAGCACGCTCGATCGCAAGCAGCGCGACTCGAGCCGGGGCAAGCAAGATGGGCGCGGCGTAGAGATCCAGCGTTTGATTGGCCGCTCGTTGCGGGCGGTCATCGATTTGCAAAAGCTTCCCGGCCATACCTTGTGGGTGGATTGCGACGTGTTGCAGGCCGATGGCGGCACGCGCACGGCTTCGAT belongs to Pelagicoccus enzymogenes and includes:
- the rph gene encoding ribonuclease PH → MSSFSRPDGRDSDALREISFQADFAANATGSVLVSFGDTKVICGAMLEKRVPGWMRAQNVSGGWLTAEYSMLPYSTLDRKQRDSSRGKQDGRGVEIQRLIGRSLRAVIDLQKLPGHTLWVDCDVLQADGGTRTASITGAYLAARLAVQKLLDEGTLKENPFSDSIAAVSVGIYEGQPVLDLPYLEDRDASVDFNVVMTGKGEFVELQGTGEEATFSEDELAKLIGLAKKGIKELSAMQASFLTQRLLGDLKL
- a CDS encoding LTA synthase family protein, producing the protein MTRLKPLVTPFRIWAISTILCLTFIATNLVEWRWVQGRQTNNQVVNRIGFIGYIANEIQLSLKSFRDKKELLNTDPQPFLSFLNSVRSENEYTSESPTIPVKKNIIFIQLESVDYISVNAKHNGEKVMPFLSQLGNSHTNFSNVIDITNAGRSTDGEFLAIASLPPVPNTPIYQNFDLSILPSLPRVLNKAGYYTFSIHGNKGTYWNRETAHDQLGYQESFFRDDLDDSEIVGWGISDKSILSQAAEKIGTANQPTFAHIILLSNHHPYQYVPRSRGMPSKGILMDHISSLRYVDNSIAFFFSKLESLNLIENSIIAIYSDHESSLAKRLASKLELADIPCFPKSIPLIICGLQNEPQTIEKASALSDLPVIVLESIGIETPHTFSGNSLNSTRPILNPYGQLMSVIRNEPSVIPSSIAAQDLTRLALINPDGLKQQK
- a CDS encoding DUF1573 domain-containing protein, giving the protein MTSSQSCKSPAPILRLLAAALTGLALPAAIFAASLDWKKETQHFETEFGDKKVEATYPFTNVGESTVTIIETSASCGCTVPSLSKKVYEPGESGELNAVFDIGSRQGKQHKVITVVTEDATGAQDTYELKLEVDIPIPVTFNPRVRFWKINSEPTTQDIEVTFHEKHPMILKELERKDPDLPAKFEYEIETVTEGLKYIVKLTPKTPDEQSRDTLLLVSEQDKEGILDRYPIYAYVR
- a CDS encoding sulfotransferase family protein produces the protein MTQNPAPRTAQRTIAIELSTMRSGSTLLKALMSAAPDISSLPEVNFTKYQSANALEKIHALCDERIIVLKRPAWFHDASRYPKLPNVPETRHLILTRDVHTNVASLRKMVFRKIEPYLPQGPIDRWLANYWSKSYDSLLSRFPDDGAKNFWVRYEDLVDEPIHWTEKIFAFLGSEHTEGVDSYPPPQDYEWKWGSDDGGEKIQSLKVQANPIPQSSLDILERVKNIPRVAATRRKLGYK
- a CDS encoding sulfatase-like hydrolase/transferase — protein: MRPLLLLLTLFTLYPSRSNLSAASSSERPHVIVILADDQGWGDLSLHGNQNLNTPALDRLASQGAQFTNFYVQPVCSPTRAEFLTGRYYPRSGVYSTGAGGERINADEQLISEVFRDAGYATGAFGKWHSGTQAPYHPNTRGFDEYYGFTSGHWGSYFDALLDHNGEMVQSSGYLPDRLTTAAIEFIEKQHKQGRPSFTYLALPTPHSPMQTTDEDWARFEGKKLASRATDPATEDLQHTRAALAMVENIDQNVARLLARLDELDIEEDTIVVYFTDNGPNGWRYNGGMQGKKGGTDEGGVRSPLFIRYPSEIEADTTIETIAGSIDLLPTLAELAHIEYQPQKRLDGISLAPELLNDHDWQAPPRLLYSYWHEGVSARSQDYRLDYAGRLYHIPSDREQRRDLSQAKPDLAAALTAAVSTWKEALLTPENLNKSRPLTVGYPGLASTQLPARDAQWSGNIKRSARWPNCSYLTGWTSDADRITFDVEVGQAGTYTATILYAAPESAVGTEIILSAGERQTSARIQKAHTPPAYGRERDRVDRSQNGESYVKDFAPLDLGQTYLSTGQTEIKIKTLGIPNTASLEFRMLTLDLTQH
- the purB gene encoding adenylosuccinate lyase, whose translation is MPNSQSPITNVLAERYASPAMKAIWSPEGRILIERDYWIAVMKGQRELGLNIPVKAIKAYEKVKGNIDLASIDARERICLHDVKARIDEFSALAGYEYIHVGMTSRDLTENVEQLQVLRALELVRTKVVAALNKISERAVEYRTLMITGRTHNVPAQATTMGKRLAMGGQELLIAIDRLHDLVERYPARGLKGAVGTQLDQQTLFEGDAKKVLQLEEKIVEHLGFKRSLKNVGQVYPRSLDLDTVTALEQISSAAANMTNTIRLMAGQGLMTEGFLKGQVGSSAMPHKVNCRSSERVHGFCTLLKGYAAMASGLVGDQWNEGDVSCSVVRRVMLPDSFYAIDGLLEAYITVLGNMGVFEEAIAAENAVQLPFLATTSILMESVKAGAGREVAHEAIKEAALEASKFIRQGRGQEADLIGLLAKDERIPLGLKELQAIIGNSKRFIGAAPQQVDQFKREVAKWVKKFPEATKVKPGRML